From one Bacteroides sp. genomic stretch:
- a CDS encoding ABC transporter permease, with protein MKNIITIASKEFLDTLRDKRTLIMMVIIPILIFPLIFSLITKLQQNVINKEQRSSLVTGVINLDQENGLEKFLKGHEALTIVSVQDQAQLEQLIRKDSLQIGVIIEEGFTENLVNLKSAKVNVLYSETKLTIRERFSGLLNVYVSQILKDRIASQGLEESFIEPVKTEYINVASEQEVIGKLAGGFLPYLFVIFCFMGSMYPAIDLFTGEKERKTLETLLTSPVSRLEILVGKMAVVVSSGLLSAVLAIVGLFVAVRTTVGMPDIFAGMISGMLSVKFVLLLLAMLVPLTIFFAGVMVPLTIYAKTFKEAQSILSPMTFFVIFPAVIGLMPGIELTTVTALIPIVNISLATKEILAGTIQTPLLLITIVSLITYATISVLFCVRWFGKETHILR; from the coding sequence ATGAAAAATATCATTACCATAGCCTCCAAAGAATTTCTGGATACCCTGCGCGACAAGCGCACCCTGATCATGATGGTCATTATCCCCATTCTGATCTTCCCTTTAATTTTTTCGTTGATCACTAAACTACAGCAAAACGTCATTAATAAAGAACAACGAAGCTCGCTGGTCACAGGAGTCATTAACCTTGATCAGGAGAATGGCCTGGAGAAATTTCTAAAAGGTCATGAAGCACTCACCATTGTCTCTGTTCAGGATCAGGCCCAGCTGGAACAACTGATTCGCAAGGACAGCTTGCAGATTGGTGTTATCATTGAAGAAGGCTTTACCGAGAATCTTGTCAACCTAAAAAGCGCCAAAGTAAACGTTCTGTATTCTGAAACCAAACTAACCATCAGGGAGCGCTTTTCCGGCCTTCTGAATGTGTATGTCTCACAGATCCTCAAAGACCGGATTGCTTCCCAGGGCCTTGAAGAAAGTTTCATCGAACCGGTCAAAACCGAATATATCAACGTAGCCTCCGAGCAGGAAGTCATCGGAAAGCTGGCCGGGGGATTTTTGCCCTACCTGTTTGTGATCTTTTGTTTTATGGGGTCCATGTATCCCGCCATCGACCTGTTCACGGGTGAAAAGGAACGCAAAACCCTTGAAACATTGCTCACCTCGCCGGTTTCCCGCCTTGAGATTTTGGTGGGCAAAATGGCAGTAGTCGTCAGTAGTGGCCTGCTGTCAGCAGTGCTTGCCATCGTCGGTCTTTTTGTCGCCGTTCGCACCACTGTCGGTATGCCCGACATCTTTGCCGGAATGATTTCAGGGATGTTGTCTGTTAAATTTGTATTACTGCTTCTGGCCATGCTCGTGCCCCTTACCATTTTCTTTGCAGGGGTCATGGTGCCGCTCACCATTTATGCCAAAACGTTCAAGGAAGCCCAAAGCATCTTGTCACCAATGACCTTCTTTGTGATTTTTCCTGCCGTCATTGGCTTAATGCCCGGTATTGAGTTAACCACGGTTACGGCCCTCATCCCCATTGTCAATATTTCGCTGGCTACCAAGGAAATCCTTGCAGGAACCATTCAAACGCCCCTGTTGTTGATTACCATTGTATCGCTTATCACCTATGCTACCATTTCTGTTTTGTTCTGTGTAAGATGGTTTGGCAAGGAAACACATATATTAAGGTAA
- a CDS encoding ATP-binding cassette domain-containing protein, translated as MIKVEQLTKEFSLSKKQMAEAGAQTSSLRVLDNISFECKPGRIFSLLGPNGAGKTTTLRIISTILAPSGGSVKVCGYDPSRDGSKVRSLIGFLTGTTGLYERLTPDELIAYFAKLNGIEKPVYEKRREELYTLLGMHDFAKKRIGKLSTGMKQKVSIARTMIHDPEVIVFDEPTAGLDVIAAKNIIELIRDCKNKNNTVIFSSHIMSEVDLLCDDLAIIHQGRILFNDTMELFRKEMKTDNITEEFIRVVAESN; from the coding sequence ATGATTAAAGTAGAACAATTAACTAAGGAATTTTCCTTATCCAAAAAACAAATGGCTGAGGCAGGTGCACAAACCTCCAGCCTTCGGGTTTTGGATAATATTAGCTTTGAATGCAAACCCGGCCGCATTTTTAGCCTGCTGGGACCCAATGGAGCAGGTAAAACCACCACCCTGCGGATCATCTCCACCATCCTTGCTCCAAGCGGTGGCTCTGTAAAGGTCTGCGGCTACGACCCAAGCAGGGACGGCTCAAAGGTCAGAAGTCTTATTGGCTTTCTTACCGGAACCACCGGCCTTTACGAAAGGCTGACCCCTGACGAACTCATCGCGTACTTTGCAAAACTCAATGGCATTGAAAAGCCGGTTTATGAAAAGCGCAGAGAAGAATTGTACACGCTGCTGGGCATGCACGATTTTGCCAAAAAACGCATTGGGAAGCTTTCCACCGGGATGAAACAAAAGGTGAGCATTGCCCGTACCATGATTCACGACCCCGAAGTGATTGTGTTTGATGAACCTACCGCAGGACTCGATGTGATCGCAGCTAAAAACATCATCGAGCTGATACGCGATTGCAAAAACAAAAACAATACGGTGATCTTCTCCTCGCATATTATGAGTGAGGTTGACCTGCTCTGCGATGATCTGGCCATTATCCACCAGGGGCGCATTCTGTTTAACGACACCATGGAACTTTTCCGTAAGGAAATGAAAACCGACAATATCACTGAAGAATTCATCCGTGTGGTCGCAGAAAGCAATTAA
- the mazG gene encoding nucleoside triphosphate pyrophosphohydrolase, whose protein sequence is MDKRLSKFAELLQIMDDLRAKCPWDKIQTLESLRHLTIEETYELADAILENDLEEIKKELGDLMLHIVFYAKIGSEKGAFDIADVLEGINEKLIRRHPHIYGDVEANTDEQVKENWEKIKLKEGKKRVLSGVPNSLPAMVKAYRIQDKARGIGFDWEHPGQVWEKVQEELNELREEIEKGTSHQKIEEEFGDLLFALINYSRFIHVNPESALERTNKKFIHRFSYLEEKAAKSGKELKKMSLSEMDVFWNEAKDYE, encoded by the coding sequence ATGGATAAACGATTAAGCAAGTTTGCAGAACTGCTCCAAATCATGGATGACCTGCGGGCAAAATGTCCCTGGGATAAAATACAAACCCTGGAAAGCCTCCGCCATTTAACCATTGAGGAAACGTATGAACTGGCTGATGCCATCCTTGAGAATGACCTGGAAGAAATAAAGAAAGAGCTTGGCGACCTGATGCTTCACATTGTTTTTTATGCCAAGATTGGAAGTGAAAAAGGAGCCTTCGATATTGCCGATGTGCTCGAAGGCATCAATGAGAAGTTGATACGGCGCCATCCCCATATTTATGGCGATGTCGAAGCCAATACCGATGAACAGGTAAAGGAAAACTGGGAAAAGATCAAGCTGAAGGAAGGAAAAAAGAGGGTCTTGTCGGGGGTTCCCAACTCGCTGCCTGCGATGGTGAAGGCTTACCGGATACAGGATAAGGCTCGTGGTATTGGCTTTGACTGGGAACATCCAGGACAGGTGTGGGAAAAAGTACAGGAGGAGCTTAATGAATTGCGCGAAGAGATCGAGAAAGGTACCAGCCATCAAAAAATTGAAGAAGAATTTGGTGACCTGCTTTTCGCTCTCATTAACTACTCCCGTTTTATTCATGTGAACCCTGAGAGTGCCCTCGAGCGTACCAACAAAAAGTTTATCCACCGTTTTTCCTACCTTGAGGAGAAAGCCGCAAAATCCGGCAAGGAATTGAAAAAAATGAGTCTATCAGAGATGGATGTCTTCTGGAACGAAGCAAAGGATTATGAATAA
- a CDS encoding acyloxyacyl hydrolase, with amino-acid sequence MKRFYYFWIFIWGLSLAGTEPARSQGASDFHFSRIETAGYLAWVWPHAPGMDPLKTGVFPMIHLGVSGFPSGLKSWHHNYQSPELGFTFLYADLGYPEVLGHAWGLFPHISIPLVRKNQLSLNLRYGLGAAWLTNYYTEPENELNIAISNPLNILMNTSLELQFPLPGNWIMRAGYGMTHFSNGKTRTPNKGLNIPALKLVLAYEFIPPAPMQQAPMEKRENYSLRVFGATGYTRLYPPGGPAYMEFTLSTTFSRNLSEKVSLGLGADLFWGFSDREVLRRKDQLPASPAGLLKPGLHFSYEQWFGKTAFIIHQGFYLYAANTKDGPGYNRIGFRHHLTEKWLINLSLKSHLFRADYFELGVGYRFI; translated from the coding sequence ATGAAGCGGTTTTATTATTTCTGGATATTCATTTGGGGATTAAGCCTTGCCGGGACTGAGCCCGCCAGATCGCAAGGTGCTTCGGATTTTCATTTCTCAAGGATAGAGACGGCAGGCTATCTTGCATGGGTTTGGCCCCATGCTCCCGGTATGGATCCACTTAAAACTGGTGTTTTCCCCATGATCCACCTGGGTGTTTCGGGTTTCCCCAGCGGACTGAAATCCTGGCATCACAACTATCAATCGCCCGAACTGGGCTTTACCTTCCTGTATGCCGATTTGGGTTATCCTGAGGTTTTAGGACATGCCTGGGGTTTGTTCCCCCATATCAGCATCCCGCTGGTCAGAAAAAACCAGCTTTCCCTTAATCTACGCTATGGACTGGGGGCGGCATGGCTCACCAATTATTACACCGAGCCGGAGAATGAGTTGAATATCGCCATTAGCAACCCGCTGAATATCCTGATGAACACAAGTCTCGAACTGCAATTTCCATTGCCTGGGAATTGGATCATGCGCGCCGGGTATGGCATGACGCACTTCAGCAATGGCAAGACACGCACGCCCAACAAAGGGCTGAACATTCCCGCCCTCAAACTTGTCCTGGCGTATGAATTTATTCCTCCTGCCCCAATGCAACAGGCCCCAATGGAAAAACGGGAAAATTATTCCTTACGGGTATTCGGGGCCACTGGTTATACCCGCCTGTATCCTCCCGGAGGACCTGCCTATATGGAGTTTACGCTCAGCACAACCTTCAGCCGGAACCTTTCTGAAAAGGTGAGTCTGGGTTTGGGAGCCGACCTGTTCTGGGGTTTTTCTGACAGAGAAGTACTGAGGCGAAAGGACCAGTTGCCTGCCTCCCCCGCCGGGCTCCTGAAACCGGGACTTCATTTTTCTTATGAACAGTGGTTCGGAAAAACAGCTTTCATCATACACCAGGGTTTCTATTTATATGCCGCCAACACCAAAGACGGGCCAGGGTATAACCGGATAGGCTTTCGACATCACCTGACCGAAAAATGGCTCATCAACCTGAGCCTGAAGTCGCACCTTTTCAGAGCTGATTATTTTGAATTGGGGGTGGGATACCGTTTCATTTAA
- a CDS encoding HlyD family efflux transporter periplasmic adaptor subunit: MDRVIEKKKWTPKKIALIAGAVLFGLFIIYLLFFRDKSSRLYVEKDKLTIASVEQGRFQEFIPVDGVVQPLVTIYVDAVFGGRVEEIYIRDGAVVNEGDKILRLSNLSMEMQYIQQENHALEVLNNYQNTQLSLEQNKFALERQLADLDYQLDFARKDFERKKQFYEEGVISLEEYENAERDFNYAMRRYDIAVRTMRHDSLYTATQLKSIMESITRMQENIRMLNRNLDNLIVRAPISGQLSSFDSEVGETKNAGENLGQIDQTDGYKLRARIDERYVSRTHIGQNAEFEYGGKTYRLEISKIYSNITGGAFEVDLHFLEEAPESLRRGQTIQLRLQFSGVSEALIIPRGGFYQETGGNWIYVLDASGSQAVKRNISIGRQNIHHYEVIEGLEPGEKVIVSSYDGFGGKDRLIFR; the protein is encoded by the coding sequence ATGGACAGGGTTATTGAAAAAAAGAAATGGACGCCAAAAAAGATTGCCCTCATTGCAGGAGCAGTCCTTTTCGGGCTCTTTATCATTTACCTTTTGTTCTTCCGCGACAAATCCAGCCGACTCTATGTCGAAAAGGATAAACTGACCATCGCCAGTGTTGAACAAGGTCGTTTCCAGGAGTTTATTCCGGTCGACGGGGTGGTTCAGCCTTTGGTGACCATTTACGTCGATGCCGTTTTTGGCGGCCGCGTCGAAGAGATCTATATTCGTGATGGCGCTGTGGTCAATGAAGGGGACAAAATTCTCCGTCTGTCGAACCTAAGCATGGAAATGCAATACATCCAGCAGGAAAACCATGCCCTGGAGGTGCTCAACAATTACCAGAACACACAGTTAAGCCTCGAACAAAACAAATTCGCCCTCGAGCGTCAGCTGGCCGACCTGGATTATCAGCTTGATTTTGCCCGCAAGGACTTTGAACGCAAGAAACAGTTTTACGAGGAAGGGGTAATCTCCCTGGAAGAATATGAAAACGCTGAACGTGACTTCAACTATGCCATGCGCCGTTACGACATTGCTGTCCGCACCATGCGTCACGATTCCCTTTATACGGCAACCCAGCTCAAAAGCATCATGGAGTCCATAACCCGGATGCAGGAAAACATCAGGATGCTGAACCGGAACCTGGATAACCTCATTGTTCGTGCACCCATCAGCGGTCAACTCTCCTCTTTTGATTCAGAGGTGGGGGAAACCAAAAATGCAGGCGAAAACCTTGGACAGATCGACCAGACTGATGGCTATAAACTAAGGGCACGCATTGATGAACGTTATGTAAGCCGGACCCACATTGGCCAAAACGCCGAATTTGAATATGGCGGCAAGACTTACCGGCTGGAGATATCCAAGATTTACAGCAATATTACCGGGGGTGCCTTTGAAGTCGACCTGCATTTTCTCGAAGAAGCGCCTGAATCCCTGCGACGGGGACAGACCATCCAGTTGCGCCTGCAATTCAGCGGGGTGAGCGAAGCTCTCATCATTCCCCGCGGTGGATTTTATCAGGAAACCGGTGGTAACTGGATCTATGTGCTTGATGCTTCGGGATCGCAAGCCGTAAAACGCAACATAAGCATAGGTCGCCAAAACATACACCATTACGAAGTAATTGAAGGCCTCGAACCCGGTGAAAAGGTAATCGTTTCCTCATACGATGGCTTTGGCGGCAAAGACAGGCTGATCTTCAGATAA
- a CDS encoding ABC transporter ATP-binding protein, producing MIKTVDLTKVFRTEEVETTALNQVSFEIKEGEFVAIMGPSGCGKSTLLNILGLLDNPTGGQYNFLDQEVSRFSEKQRANLRKKNIGFVFQNFNLIDELSVFENVELPLIYLGYSSSERKKRVEEVLEQMQIMHRRNHFPLQLSGGQQQRVAVCRAVVAKPHIILADEPTGNLDSTHGDEVMNLLESLNKNGTTIIMVTHSQRDASYSQRIIRLFDGQIVTEDKTTEFVLTTTPG from the coding sequence ATGATCAAAACTGTTGACTTAACGAAAGTATTCCGCACAGAAGAAGTGGAAACCACTGCCCTGAACCAGGTCTCCTTTGAAATCAAGGAAGGCGAGTTTGTTGCCATCATGGGACCTTCCGGATGCGGAAAATCGACCCTGTTGAACATCCTTGGGCTCCTGGACAACCCAACAGGCGGGCAATACAATTTCCTCGACCAGGAAGTCTCCAGGTTCAGCGAGAAGCAGCGCGCCAACCTCCGCAAAAAGAACATTGGTTTTGTATTCCAGAACTTTAACCTGATCGATGAACTAAGCGTATTTGAGAACGTCGAACTCCCCCTCATTTACCTGGGCTATAGCTCTTCTGAAAGGAAAAAGCGGGTGGAGGAAGTGCTTGAGCAAATGCAGATCATGCACCGCCGGAATCACTTCCCCCTGCAACTCTCAGGAGGCCAGCAGCAAAGGGTGGCCGTTTGCCGTGCCGTTGTAGCCAAACCGCATATTATCCTGGCTGACGAACCTACCGGTAACCTCGACTCAACCCATGGTGATGAGGTGATGAACCTCCTTGAGAGCCTGAACAAAAACGGTACCACCATCATCATGGTTACTCACTCACAACGCGACGCATCCTATTCGCAGCGCATCATCAGGCTGTTCGACGGCCAGATCGTCACCGAAGATAAAACAACCGAGTTTGTGCTAACTACTACACCCGGTTGA
- a CDS encoding FtsX-like permease family protein, with protein sequence MLKNFLISAWRNMVRSKLYTLINIFCLSVGITGATLIILYLNHELSYDTFHEKFERIYRLDGKYQVGGSFNHLAITPFPLGPALKLEFSQVEEYCRIFGQEDVLVKVEDREFLEDDFALVDTTFFEVFTHRFIHGQAEGALTEPNTLVLTESLSKKYFGQENPVGKQLLINQRNFQVTGVIEDFPDNATVKLNALLTINQSEHQRFYSLDSDLWWSINGNFTYILLHPGNSIESILGNMEAFNKKYVEPAGSQFGASAEFVAVPLRETHLTQVTYAPDPVSKTTLLIFSIVALFLIVIAAVNYTNLATARASQRAREIAMRKVTGATRQQMIVQFLSESLLVALISLILSLLLVEILLSGFNTLADKSFTLGNVFQGKIILQILLITFLTGILSGIYPAFFLSSMEPVTILKSINFKKGGSGLFRKILVIFQFAISIILVAGTLTVRKQLDYLQEKPLGFNPNNKLVITLQSAEQRQGVETLEALIRQNPNITGTTKLAFAPAQGHNVNAVKVQSGTEMTETVIGTNFIDHEFLDLMKVQLKQGRGFEKELRADAQNSVIINEAAVKTFGWHEEPLGKAIEWQFGASDSLSSRFTVVGVFEDFHSVTLDRPIEPLMLLLPPEPVYYRCLIVEHLTGKEEETMDFLETTLREFDSSRLPNIFPLTQGFSQQFSAEKRQGIIFGIFALVCIFISFLGLFGLSSYLTEQRKKEVGIRKVLGSSGKSILLLFYREFLVLVLISSILSAPLIWFLMDKWLQGFPYRTTMNLWPILYATILALIVAILTVSYHTLRAARQNPVDAIRAE encoded by the coding sequence ATGTTAAAAAACTTCCTGATAAGTGCCTGGAGAAATATGGTGCGCTCCAAGCTATATACCCTTATCAACATCTTTTGTCTTTCGGTAGGGATTACAGGTGCAACGCTCATCATCCTGTATCTGAACCACGAGCTTTCATATGATACCTTCCATGAGAAATTTGAGCGAATTTACCGCCTGGACGGAAAGTATCAGGTTGGAGGAAGTTTTAATCATTTAGCCATCACCCCTTTCCCCTTGGGTCCGGCCCTTAAGCTTGAATTCAGCCAGGTGGAAGAATACTGCCGGATATTCGGCCAGGAGGATGTCCTGGTAAAAGTTGAAGACCGGGAATTCCTAGAGGATGATTTTGCACTGGTCGATACCACATTCTTTGAGGTGTTTACCCATAGGTTTATTCACGGCCAGGCGGAAGGCGCTCTCACAGAGCCCAATACCCTGGTGTTGACCGAATCCCTGAGTAAAAAGTATTTTGGTCAGGAAAACCCTGTCGGGAAGCAACTGTTAATCAATCAGCGGAATTTCCAGGTAACAGGAGTTATTGAAGACTTTCCTGACAATGCAACAGTGAAATTGAATGCCCTGCTGACCATCAATCAGTCTGAACATCAGCGATTTTATTCCTTGGATTCTGATCTTTGGTGGAGCATCAATGGCAATTTTACTTATATCCTCCTTCATCCCGGAAATAGTATTGAATCCATTTTGGGGAATATGGAAGCTTTCAACAAGAAATACGTTGAACCAGCAGGCAGCCAATTTGGGGCCAGCGCCGAATTTGTAGCCGTTCCTTTGCGTGAAACCCATTTGACACAGGTGACCTATGCCCCTGACCCCGTCAGTAAAACTACTCTGCTGATCTTTTCAATTGTAGCGCTTTTCCTGATTGTCATTGCAGCTGTGAATTATACCAATTTGGCCACAGCTCGTGCCTCGCAGCGCGCAAGGGAAATCGCTATGCGAAAGGTAACCGGGGCAACCCGCCAACAAATGATCGTTCAGTTTCTTTCCGAATCTTTATTGGTGGCTCTTATTTCATTGATTCTTTCCCTGTTATTGGTAGAGATTTTGCTCTCGGGATTCAATACTTTGGCCGACAAGTCCTTCACCCTGGGAAATGTCTTCCAGGGTAAGATCATCCTCCAGATCCTCCTTATCACCTTTTTAACAGGAATCCTTTCCGGGATTTATCCTGCTTTTTTCTTAAGCAGCATGGAACCCGTGACCATTCTGAAAAGCATAAACTTTAAAAAAGGGGGTTCAGGACTATTCCGAAAGATTCTGGTCATATTCCAGTTCGCCATTTCCATCATCCTGGTGGCTGGGACACTGACCGTCAGAAAACAATTGGATTACCTTCAGGAAAAACCTTTGGGTTTCAACCCCAACAACAAACTGGTAATAACACTTCAAAGTGCAGAACAGCGGCAAGGAGTTGAAACCCTTGAAGCGCTCATCAGGCAAAATCCGAATATTACCGGGACGACCAAGTTGGCGTTTGCACCTGCACAGGGGCATAATGTTAACGCCGTGAAGGTCCAGTCGGGAACGGAAATGACAGAAACCGTCATAGGAACGAACTTTATTGATCACGAGTTTCTCGACCTGATGAAGGTCCAGCTAAAGCAAGGACGGGGCTTTGAAAAGGAACTGCGGGCGGACGCCCAAAACTCAGTGATTATCAATGAAGCTGCCGTCAAAACGTTTGGATGGCATGAAGAACCCTTGGGGAAAGCCATTGAATGGCAATTTGGTGCTTCGGACTCCTTAAGTTCCAGGTTCACCGTGGTGGGGGTTTTTGAAGATTTCCATAGTGTAACCCTCGACCGGCCCATTGAACCACTGATGCTTTTATTGCCGCCCGAACCAGTTTATTACCGCTGTTTGATCGTTGAGCATTTAACCGGGAAAGAGGAGGAAACCATGGACTTTCTCGAAACGACCCTAAGAGAATTCGATTCCTCACGTTTGCCCAACATATTCCCCCTCACACAAGGGTTTAGCCAACAATTCAGTGCTGAAAAAAGACAAGGGATTATCTTCGGTATCTTTGCCCTGGTATGTATTTTTATCTCGTTTCTGGGCTTGTTTGGGCTTTCTTCCTACCTCACCGAACAGCGCAAAAAGGAAGTTGGTATTCGCAAAGTGCTTGGTTCATCAGGGAAAAGCATCCTCCTGTTGTTTTACAGGGAGTTCCTGGTATTGGTTCTCATTTCCTCCATCCTATCAGCGCCCTTGATTTGGTTCCTTATGGATAAATGGCTTCAAGGCTTTCCTTACAGAACGACCATGAACCTTTGGCCAATCCTTTATGCCACGATTTTGGCCCTGATTGTTGCCATTCTCACAGTAAGCTATCACACCCTTAGGGCAGCCAGGCAGAATCCTGTAGATGCCATCAGGGCTGAATAA
- a CDS encoding MFS transporter produces the protein MQFFRGIHRISPNSLKNMFRGLKYRNYRYYFFGQSISLIGTWVQNIAMSWLVYRLTGSALLLGTVVFAQQIPSLFITPFAGVLADRWDRKRVIIFMQVLAMITAFFLAWMVLTDRITVPWILAIAALNGIILAFDSPFRHAFVPDIITQPQDLGNAIALNSSLYNLARFIGPPIGGLLITLVGEGWCFMINGLTFSGVIAGLLAVKIEKVRKRQHSGSILFQLVEGLRYAWHLRSLRYLLILLMFSSFFGLPFQALMPVFAAEILKGDAQMLGFLTGSLGAGALSGALFLASRKAMMKIPALTFYTSVIFSLGLAVFALSPFRLLSMLALVVTGFGMIVHFNGTNTLLQSIAEEDKRGRIVSLYSLTFLGITPLGSLAAGAIADYLSVPATVFAFSLICLASALLFGRRVRLIMISLGKKILS, from the coding sequence ATGCAATTTTTTCGCGGTATTCACCGGATCAGCCCCAACTCCCTGAAAAATATGTTCAGGGGGCTAAAGTACCGCAATTACCGTTATTATTTTTTCGGACAAAGTATCTCGCTCATAGGCACCTGGGTCCAGAACATTGCCATGAGCTGGCTGGTGTATCGCCTGACGGGCTCAGCCCTGCTGCTGGGAACGGTGGTTTTTGCCCAGCAAATCCCCTCCCTGTTTATCACACCCTTTGCCGGGGTGCTGGCCGATCGCTGGGACCGGAAGCGGGTTATCATTTTCATGCAAGTCCTGGCCATGATAACTGCATTTTTCCTGGCCTGGATGGTGCTGACCGACCGCATTACTGTTCCCTGGATCCTCGCCATTGCCGCCCTTAACGGCATCATCCTGGCTTTCGACTCGCCCTTCCGCCACGCCTTTGTCCCCGATATCATTACCCAACCCCAAGACCTCGGCAATGCCATTGCCCTGAATTCCTCCCTTTACAACCTTGCCCGCTTCATTGGCCCTCCCATCGGAGGCCTCCTCATTACCCTGGTGGGCGAAGGCTGGTGTTTCATGATTAACGGGTTAACCTTTTCAGGCGTCATTGCAGGTTTGCTTGCCGTCAAAATTGAAAAGGTAAGGAAGCGACAACATTCGGGTTCTATCCTCTTTCAGCTGGTGGAGGGGTTACGCTATGCCTGGCACTTGCGTTCGCTTCGTTATCTGTTGATATTGCTAATGTTCAGCAGTTTTTTCGGGCTGCCTTTCCAGGCGCTGATGCCTGTATTTGCGGCTGAGATCCTGAAGGGTGACGCCCAGATGCTGGGATTCCTTACCGGTTCATTGGGTGCAGGAGCCCTCTCAGGCGCACTCTTCCTGGCTTCGCGAAAGGCTATGATGAAGATTCCCGCCCTCACCTTTTATACCTCCGTCATTTTCTCCTTAGGGCTGGCAGTCTTCGCCCTTTCCCCTTTCCGGCTGCTTTCCATGCTGGCCCTGGTGGTCACTGGCTTTGGCATGATAGTGCACTTCAACGGAACCAATACCCTCCTCCAAAGCATTGCTGAAGAGGATAAACGCGGCCGTATTGTTTCCCTTTACAGCCTCACTTTCCTGGGCATCACCCCCTTGGGAAGCCTTGCCGCCGGTGCCATTGCCGATTACCTGAGTGTGCCGGCCACCGTATTCGCCTTCTCGCTGATATGCCTGGCTTCAGCCTTACTGTTCGGACGAAGGGTCAGGCTTATCATGATCAGCCTGGGGAAGAAGATCCTTTCGTAA
- a CDS encoding tRNA/rRNA methyltransferase — protein sequence MAEIVFILVAPVREENIGASARALKTMGFERLRLVAPQCDHLGARARATAHGSNDVLEQGQVFETLAEARADLSLLIGSAAKKRNVAEDYHRVEDLPEIILQKGELVKLVGIVFGREESGLTNDELALCDLLSTIPMKRKYPSLNLGQAVMVYATYLSKLSLDYARKKSRSAGDTELQVVKQKAMQVLGDVGMDPEGNIYPRIMERLMLMGKDDLNLFHSFCKFYLKKYHNRLK from the coding sequence ATGGCTGAAATCGTTTTCATATTGGTGGCTCCGGTCCGTGAAGAGAATATCGGGGCGTCGGCACGTGCGCTGAAGACAATGGGATTTGAGCGGTTGCGGCTGGTGGCTCCGCAATGCGATCACCTGGGAGCGCGGGCACGTGCCACGGCCCACGGCTCGAACGATGTCCTCGAGCAGGGGCAGGTCTTTGAAACCCTTGCTGAGGCCCGTGCTGACCTATCGCTTTTAATTGGCTCAGCCGCCAAGAAACGTAACGTGGCAGAAGACTATCATCGGGTGGAAGACTTGCCGGAGATCATTCTTCAGAAAGGCGAACTGGTGAAGCTGGTGGGCATCGTCTTCGGGCGCGAGGAGTCAGGTCTTACCAACGATGAACTGGCCCTGTGCGATCTGCTTTCTACCATCCCGATGAAACGCAAATACCCTTCGCTCAACCTGGGGCAGGCCGTGATGGTGTATGCCACTTACCTCTCGAAACTCAGCCTGGACTATGCCCGCAAAAAAAGCCGCAGCGCTGGCGACACAGAACTGCAGGTGGTGAAGCAAAAGGCCATGCAAGTGCTTGGCGATGTGGGCATGGATCCCGAAGGCAATATTTATCCCCGTATCATGGAGCGTTTGATGCTAATGGGCAAGGACGACCTGAACCTGTTTCATTCGTTCTGTAAATTCTATTTAAAGAAATACCACAACCGGCTGAAATAG